The Candidatus Delongbacteria bacterium genome has a window encoding:
- a CDS encoding T9SS type A sorting domain-containing protein codes for MRTTLTLALALTTTLVAQATVPGTSGTAQAGADRDLSTVVITETGQITLSSDGLGTMASSGLIQVDKPSAGATVRGAYLAAASTGGWGYIIPDGCVTLEGSAVNWSAYASTPYPFQNFWSDVTGIVAASVNPEAAGIIDLELGECDTYAIDGVALYVIFDDPATAITRTAVIAFGAQASGGDQFNIGFGQPVDVDANTVIEMGLAISYSYQANSCQTSFVDVNGLRLTSSAGGNDDGDYADGALMTVGGIGDSRSNPADPNFACVGEATFYDDELYDIAGFVVDGDTQVIVNTVNPDLTDNIFVSHLLLDFAAVVDEGAVLTPAQAVNCLCEPHTVTLTVQNDNGEAVANTPAAIWVVSGPGAPASYQGLTDGAGQISLTYTSCVEGTDVIVGNFLNSANEWELSNRATKLWERCDVGADETPAGFALAQNTPNPFNPATTISFSMPETGAATLLVHTLTGALVQSVDLGLAPRGQNSVTFDGSNLASGVYLYTLQSEFGSQTRKMVLLK; via the coding sequence ATGAGGACGACGTTGACTTTAGCTCTGGCCCTGACGACGACCCTGGTCGCCCAGGCCACCGTGCCCGGAACCAGCGGCACCGCCCAGGCCGGCGCGGACCGCGATCTCAGCACGGTGGTCATCACCGAAACCGGACAGATCACCCTCTCCTCCGACGGACTGGGCACCATGGCCTCCTCCGGCCTGATCCAGGTGGACAAGCCCAGCGCCGGCGCCACCGTGCGCGGGGCCTATCTGGCGGCCGCCAGCACGGGCGGTTGGGGTTACATCATCCCCGACGGCTGTGTCACGCTGGAAGGCTCGGCCGTCAACTGGAGCGCCTACGCCTCCACGCCCTATCCCTTCCAGAATTTCTGGAGCGACGTCACGGGCATCGTCGCCGCGTCGGTGAATCCGGAGGCGGCGGGCATCATCGATCTGGAGCTGGGCGAGTGTGACACCTACGCCATCGACGGCGTGGCCCTCTACGTGATCTTCGACGATCCGGCCACCGCCATCACGCGCACGGCCGTGATCGCCTTCGGTGCGCAGGCCTCCGGCGGCGACCAGTTCAACATCGGCTTCGGCCAGCCCGTGGACGTGGACGCCAACACGGTGATCGAGATGGGCCTGGCCATCAGCTACAGCTACCAGGCCAATAGCTGCCAGACCAGCTTCGTGGACGTCAACGGCCTGCGCCTGACCTCCTCCGCCGGCGGCAACGACGACGGCGACTACGCCGACGGCGCGCTGATGACGGTGGGCGGCATCGGCGACAGCCGCAGCAATCCGGCCGATCCGAACTTCGCCTGCGTGGGCGAGGCCACTTTCTACGACGACGAGCTCTACGACATCGCCGGCTTCGTGGTTGACGGCGACACGCAGGTCATCGTGAACACGGTCAACCCCGACCTGACGGACAACATCTTCGTCTCCCACCTGCTGCTGGACTTCGCCGCGGTGGTGGACGAAGGCGCCGTGCTGACGCCGGCCCAGGCCGTCAACTGCCTGTGCGAGCCGCACACCGTCACCCTGACCGTCCAGAACGACAACGGCGAGGCCGTGGCGAACACGCCGGCGGCCATCTGGGTGGTGTCCGGTCCCGGCGCCCCCGCCTCCTACCAGGGCCTGACCGACGGCGCGGGCCAGATTTCCCTGACCTACACCAGCTGTGTCGAAGGCACGGACGTCATCGTCGGCAACTTCCTCAACAGCGCCAATGAGTGGGAGCTGAGCAACCGCGCCACCAAGCTGTGGGAGCGTTGCGACGTGGGCGCGGACGAGACCCCGGCGGGCTTCGCCCTGGCGCAGAACACGCCCAACCCCTTCAACCCGGCCACGACCATCTCCTTCAGCATGCCTGAGACGGGCGCGGCCACGCTGCTGGTCCACACCCTGACCGGCGCGCTGGTGCAGAGTGTCGACCTGGGCCTGGCGCCCCGCGGTCAGAACAGCGTCACCTTCGACGGCTCCAACCTGGCCAGCGGCGTCTACCTCTACACGCTGCAGAGCGAGTTCGGCAGCCAGACCCGCAAGATGGTCCTGCTGAAGTAA
- the arsB gene encoding ACR3 family arsenite efflux transporter → MTKTVLPTESRHMSSLFERWLTLWVLLCIAAGILLGKAAPDLARSLDSLSISVGGAPVISVPIAICLFLMMYPIMVKIDFGAVLKAGRSTKPVLLTLFVNWAVKPFTMTAIASLFLGVLFRGYIGAEATDLVKLPLGLDLPVGALHGAGRVVLHEGLKMLEIPLWRSYLAGAILLGVAPCTAMVLVWGYLARGNDGLTLVMVAVNSLTMLVLYGALGGFLLGVGRLPVPWQALLLSILVYVALPLAAGWLSRRWILAAKGEAWFQQRFLPFLTPVTITALLATLVLLFSFKGEVIAAHPLTILWIAVPLFLQTVLIFALGYGLARWLRLPYADAAPAALIGASNHFEVAIATAVMLFGLSSGAALATVVGVLIEVPVMLLLVEVCKRSAPWFARA, encoded by the coding sequence ATGACCAAGACCGTGCTCCCGACGGAGTCCCGCCACATGAGCAGCCTGTTCGAGCGCTGGCTGACCCTCTGGGTCCTGCTCTGCATCGCTGCGGGCATCCTGTTGGGCAAGGCCGCACCGGACCTGGCGCGCAGCCTGGACAGCCTGTCCATCTCGGTGGGCGGAGCGCCGGTGATCTCGGTGCCCATCGCCATCTGCCTCTTCCTGATGATGTACCCGATCATGGTGAAGATCGACTTCGGCGCCGTGCTAAAGGCCGGTCGCAGCACCAAGCCCGTCCTGCTCACGCTGTTCGTCAACTGGGCCGTCAAGCCCTTCACCATGACGGCCATCGCCAGCCTCTTCCTGGGCGTGCTGTTCCGCGGCTACATCGGCGCCGAGGCTACCGACCTGGTCAAGCTGCCCCTGGGGCTGGATCTGCCTGTGGGCGCCCTGCACGGCGCCGGGCGCGTGGTGCTGCACGAGGGGCTGAAGATGCTGGAGATCCCGCTCTGGCGCAGCTACCTGGCCGGGGCCATTTTGCTGGGCGTGGCGCCCTGCACGGCCATGGTGCTGGTCTGGGGCTACCTGGCCCGCGGCAACGACGGCCTGACCCTGGTGATGGTGGCCGTGAATTCGCTGACCATGCTCGTGCTCTACGGCGCGCTGGGCGGCTTCCTGCTGGGCGTGGGCCGGCTGCCCGTGCCCTGGCAGGCCCTGCTGCTCTCCATTCTGGTCTACGTGGCGCTGCCCCTGGCGGCGGGCTGGCTCTCGCGGCGCTGGATCCTGGCGGCCAAGGGCGAGGCCTGGTTCCAGCAGCGCTTCCTGCCCTTCCTGACCCCTGTCACCATCACGGCCCTGCTGGCCACGCTGGTGCTGTTGTTTTCCTTCAAGGGCGAGGTGATCGCCGCCCACCCGCTCACCATCCTCTGGATCGCCGTGCCACTGTTCCTGCAGACCGTGCTGATCTTCGCGCTGGGCTATGGGCTGGCCCGCTGGCTGCGGCTGCCCTACGCGGACGCCGCCCCGGCGGCGCTCATCGGCGCCAGCAACCACTTCGAGGTGGCCATCGCCACCGCCGTGATGCTCTTCGGCCTCTCCTCGGGCGCCGCGCTGGCCACCGTGGTGGGCGTGCTGATCGAGGTGCCCGTCATGCTCCTGCTGGTGGAGGTCTGCAAGCGCAGCGCGCCCTGGTTCGCCCGGGCGTAG
- a CDS encoding arsenite methyltransferase, protein MKDMNEDQVRGAVRERYAKIATLQGGSCCGGGSSCCSVDEMAATSAHLGYSSAELEAVPAGSNLGLGCGNPQAIAALQPGETVLDLGSGAGFDCFLAARQVGAEGRVIGVDMTPDMLSRARANAEEGGYANVDFRLGEIEHLPVADGSVDVILSNCVINLSPDKGQVFREAHRVLKPGGRLAISDVVALQALPEALRHDLDAYGGCVAGAAQVGEVEELLRAVGFRDVQVRVKEESRAFIQEWFPGSGAEAYVASATIEARRQ, encoded by the coding sequence ATGAAGGACATGAACGAGGACCAGGTGCGCGGCGCCGTGCGCGAGCGCTACGCGAAGATCGCCACGCTGCAGGGCGGCTCCTGCTGCGGCGGAGGCAGCTCCTGTTGCAGTGTCGACGAAATGGCCGCCACCAGCGCCCACTTGGGCTACTCCAGCGCCGAGCTGGAGGCCGTGCCCGCGGGCTCCAACCTGGGGCTGGGCTGCGGCAACCCGCAGGCCATCGCCGCGCTCCAGCCGGGCGAGACCGTGCTCGACCTGGGCAGCGGCGCGGGTTTCGACTGCTTCCTGGCGGCGCGCCAAGTGGGGGCGGAGGGCAGGGTGATCGGCGTGGACATGACACCGGACATGCTCAGCCGGGCGCGGGCCAACGCGGAAGAGGGCGGCTACGCCAACGTGGACTTCCGCCTGGGCGAGATCGAGCACCTGCCCGTGGCCGACGGCAGTGTGGACGTGATCCTCTCCAATTGCGTGATCAACCTCTCGCCGGACAAGGGCCAGGTCTTCCGCGAGGCCCACCGCGTGCTGAAGCCCGGCGGCCGGCTGGCGATCTCCGACGTGGTGGCGCTGCAGGCCCTGCCCGAGGCCCTGCGGCACGACCTGGACGCCTACGGCGGCTGCGTGGCGGGCGCGGCGCAGGTGGGGGAAGTGGAGGAGTTGCTGCGTGCGGTGGGCTTCCGCGACGTGCAGGTCCGGGTGAAGGAGGAGAGCCGTGCCTTCATCCAGGAGTGGTTCCCGGGCAGCGGGGCCGAGGCCTACGTCGCATCGGCCACCATCGAGGCCCGGCGCCAGTAG
- a CDS encoding arsenate reductase ArsC: MTKTRLLFLCTGNSCRSQMAEGWARALKSDQFEVCSAGLEAHGLNPLAVRVMAEAGVNIGGQPSRRLDQLPGLDFDLVVTVCGHAHESCPLFPGTARVVHRGFDDPPRLAAELPDEEARLAVYRRVRDEIREFVAGLPGSLGE, translated from the coding sequence ATGACGAAAACCCGCCTGCTCTTCCTCTGCACCGGGAACTCCTGCCGCAGCCAGATGGCTGAAGGCTGGGCCCGGGCGCTCAAGTCCGATCAGTTCGAGGTCTGCTCCGCGGGTCTCGAGGCCCACGGGCTGAATCCCCTGGCCGTCCGGGTGATGGCCGAGGCCGGCGTGAACATCGGCGGCCAGCCCTCACGGCGGCTGGACCAGCTGCCCGGGCTGGACTTCGACCTCGTGGTGACCGTCTGCGGTCACGCCCACGAGAGTTGCCCGCTCTTTCCGGGCACGGCCCGGGTGGTCCACCGCGGCTTCGACGATCCGCCCCGGCTGGCGGCCGAGCTACCGGACGAAGAAGCGCGGCTGGCGGTCTACCGCCGCGTGCGGGACGAGATCCGCGAGTTCGTGGCCGGGCTGCCGGGCTCGCTGGGAGAGTGA
- a CDS encoding metalloregulator ArsR/SmtB family transcription factor: protein MNQTLDILKALADGNRLRILAALLQTEELCACQLIDLLGISGATTSRHLAQLAAAGLIEGRKQGRWSYFRRGALLREASPLADWLRARLTESAELAADRASLTAILCCRPEEISSRQRQVRCC from the coding sequence ATGAACCAGACCCTGGACATCCTGAAAGCCCTGGCCGACGGCAACCGGCTGCGCATCCTGGCGGCTCTGCTCCAGACGGAGGAACTCTGCGCCTGCCAGCTCATCGACCTGCTGGGGATCAGCGGGGCCACCACCAGCCGGCACCTGGCCCAGCTGGCCGCAGCGGGCCTGATCGAGGGCCGCAAGCAGGGGCGCTGGAGCTACTTCCGCCGCGGAGCGCTGCTGCGCGAAGCTTCGCCGCTGGCGGACTGGCTGCGCGCCCGCCTGACGGAATCCGCCGAGTTGGCCGCGGACCGCGCCAGCCTGACGGCCATCCTCTGCTGCCGACCGGAGGAGATCTCCAGCCGCCAGCGTCAGGTCCGCTGCTGTTGA
- a CDS encoding aromatic aminobenezylarsenical efflux permease ArsG family transporter — MESLTLALGSAVWLGLLTSISPCPLATNVAAVSFVARHLGDPRRAFLAGLLYALGRTVAYAALGIVLVKGLLAAPGLSQVLQKQLNLLLGPLLIVVGLVLLEWITFGAFGGRAGSGLQQRVQRMGVWGSALLGLVFALSFCPTSAALFFGSLLPLALRHESGLLLPAVYGLATGLPVLGFATLIALGANRLGQAFQRVTVFELWARRATGILFIGIGLWFSVTRIWL; from the coding sequence ATGGAGTCGCTGACCCTGGCCCTGGGCTCGGCCGTCTGGCTGGGCCTGCTCACGTCCATCAGCCCCTGCCCGCTGGCCACCAACGTCGCGGCCGTCTCCTTCGTGGCGCGTCACCTGGGCGACCCGCGCCGGGCTTTCCTGGCCGGCCTGCTCTACGCCCTAGGCCGGACCGTGGCCTACGCCGCGCTAGGCATCGTCCTGGTGAAGGGTCTGCTGGCCGCGCCGGGCCTCTCCCAGGTGCTGCAGAAGCAGCTCAATCTGCTGCTGGGCCCGCTGCTGATCGTGGTGGGGCTGGTCCTGCTGGAGTGGATCACCTTCGGCGCCTTCGGCGGCCGGGCGGGCAGCGGCCTGCAACAGCGCGTCCAGCGGATGGGCGTCTGGGGCTCCGCCCTGCTGGGCCTGGTCTTCGCCCTCTCGTTCTGCCCCACCTCGGCCGCGCTCTTCTTCGGCAGCCTGCTGCCCCTGGCCCTGCGCCACGAATCCGGCCTTTTGCTCCCAGCCGTCTACGGACTGGCCACGGGCCTGCCCGTGCTGGGCTTCGCCACGCTCATCGCCCTGGGCGCCAACCGGCTGGGCCAGGCCTTCCAGCGCGTGACGGTCTTCGAACTCTGGGCGCGCCGGGCCACGGGCATCCTGTTCATCGGGATCGGCCTGTGGTTCTCCGTCACCCGCATTTGGCTCTGA
- a CDS encoding nitrophenyl compound nitroreductase subunit ArsF family protein: protein MTRKTWILLALLGFVLASLGKVAVTHWLPRTEAAAENPTATEQLADTQPEQPMATAAAVPEAPGEAVSPATAIPATAPAGKPNPAVAPPSAPAQSPESPPSVAPATAANPARVIVYYFHGAVRCKTCRTIEDTAREALDEHFARETASGQVEWRLVNVDDPKHEHFVEDYQLTTRSIVLSRLENGKETAWRRLDWVWELVKDHDAFLLQFQKDLRGLLEGKA from the coding sequence ATGACCCGCAAGACCTGGATTCTACTGGCCCTGCTGGGCTTCGTGCTGGCCAGCCTGGGCAAGGTGGCCGTGACCCACTGGCTGCCCCGGACTGAGGCCGCAGCGGAAAACCCCACCGCGACCGAACAGCTCGCGGACACCCAGCCTGAGCAACCGATGGCGACGGCTGCCGCGGTTCCGGAGGCGCCTGGCGAGGCGGTGTCACCGGCAACCGCAATCCCCGCCACGGCTCCCGCCGGGAAGCCGAACCCGGCCGTCGCCCCGCCGTCGGCCCCGGCACAGAGCCCGGAGTCTCCGCCGAGCGTGGCTCCCGCAACCGCGGCGAATCCGGCCCGAGTCATCGTCTATTACTTCCACGGCGCCGTGCGCTGCAAGACCTGCCGCACCATCGAGGACACGGCCCGGGAGGCCCTGGACGAGCACTTCGCGCGCGAGACCGCCAGCGGCCAGGTGGAATGGCGGCTGGTGAACGTGGACGATCCCAAGCACGAGCACTTCGTCGAGGACTACCAGCTGACCACGCGCAGCATCGTGCTCTCGCGGCTGGAGAACGGCAAGGAGACCGCCTGGCGCCGGCTGGACTGGGTCTGGGAGCTGGTCAAGGACCACGACGCCTTCCTGCTGCAGTTCCAGAAGGACCTGCGCGGATTGCTGGAGGGCAAGGCTTGA
- a CDS encoding thioredoxin family protein: MLLQILGTGCPKCKQLAERAESAARELGLDYQLEKVTDINQILAFGVMMTPALVVDGQVRLVGKVPDVADLKALLG; encoded by the coding sequence ATGCTGCTGCAAATCCTGGGCACGGGCTGCCCCAAGTGCAAGCAACTGGCCGAGCGCGCGGAGAGCGCGGCCCGGGAGTTGGGTCTGGACTACCAATTGGAGAAGGTCACCGACATCAACCAGATCCTGGCCTTTGGCGTGATGATGACGCCGGCCCTGGTGGTGGACGGGCAGGTTCGGCTGGTGGGAAAAGTGCCGGACGTGGCGGACTTGAAGGCCCTGCTGGGCTGA
- a CDS encoding permease: MNWRAEGRNLLLLAALFLGCFYLPVGQARFDGALVEALELVKWYAREHVLLCLVPAFFIAGAISVFVSQGSVMRYLGPQANRWLAYGVASVSGTVLAVCSCTVLPLFAGIHRMGAGLGPATAFLYSGPAINVLAIVMTARVLGLQLGVARAVGAIVFSLVIGLLMHLIFRKDEEQRVAAALQLPQESPSRPLWQNALFFFTLSAILVFATWSQAEGVGLWSAIGRARWTLTSLFAAGLGLQLALWFGIRPWKILLAAVAVGGSALAAPGQPLLPFSVGLLGLSLATASSKGEAADWFEASWGFAKQIMPLLLGGVFVAGLLLGRPGHEGLIPNAWVAGAVGGNSLGANLFSAVAGAFMYFATLTEIPILQGLLGSGMGQGPALALLLAGPALSLPSMLVIRSVLGWKKALVYIVLVVVMSTLTGLLYGLWAA, from the coding sequence GTGAATTGGCGCGCTGAGGGTCGGAACCTGCTGTTGCTGGCGGCGCTGTTCCTGGGCTGCTTCTACCTGCCCGTGGGTCAGGCGCGCTTCGACGGCGCGCTGGTGGAGGCGCTGGAACTGGTGAAGTGGTACGCCCGGGAGCACGTGCTGCTCTGCCTGGTGCCGGCCTTCTTCATCGCCGGGGCGATCTCGGTCTTCGTCAGCCAGGGCTCGGTGATGCGCTACCTGGGGCCGCAGGCCAACCGCTGGCTGGCCTACGGCGTGGCCTCCGTTTCGGGCACCGTGCTGGCGGTCTGCTCCTGCACCGTGCTGCCGCTCTTCGCCGGCATCCACCGGATGGGCGCGGGCCTGGGGCCGGCCACGGCCTTCCTCTACTCGGGACCGGCCATCAACGTGCTGGCCATCGTCATGACGGCCCGCGTGCTGGGCCTGCAGCTGGGCGTCGCCCGGGCCGTGGGGGCCATCGTGTTCAGCCTGGTGATCGGCCTGCTCATGCACCTCATCTTTCGCAAGGACGAGGAGCAGCGCGTGGCCGCCGCCCTGCAGCTGCCGCAAGAGAGTCCGTCCCGTCCGCTCTGGCAGAACGCGCTCTTCTTCTTCACGCTCTCCGCCATCCTGGTGTTCGCCACCTGGAGCCAAGCCGAGGGCGTGGGACTCTGGTCGGCCATCGGACGGGCCAGGTGGACCTTGACCAGCCTGTTCGCCGCCGGGCTGGGCCTCCAGCTGGCGCTCTGGTTCGGGATCCGCCCCTGGAAGATCCTCCTGGCCGCCGTAGCAGTGGGCGGCAGCGCGCTGGCGGCGCCGGGTCAGCCGCTCCTGCCCTTCAGCGTCGGGCTGCTGGGCCTGTCCCTGGCCACGGCCAGCAGCAAGGGTGAGGCCGCCGACTGGTTCGAGGCCTCGTGGGGTTTCGCCAAGCAGATCATGCCCCTGCTGCTGGGGGGCGTGTTCGTGGCGGGCCTGCTGCTGGGGCGGCCGGGCCACGAGGGTCTGATTCCCAACGCCTGGGTGGCCGGCGCGGTGGGGGGCAATTCCCTGGGCGCCAACCTGTTCTCCGCCGTGGCCGGGGCCTTCATGTACTTCGCCACGCTGACAGAAATCCCCATCCTGCAGGGCCTGCTGGGCAGCGGAATGGGTCAGGGGCCGGCGCTGGCGCTGCTCTTGGCGGGTCCGGCCCTCAGCCTGCCGAGCATGCTGGTCATCCGCAGCGTGCTGGGCTGGAAGAAGGCCCTGGTCTACATCGTGCTGGTGGTGGTGATGTCCACGCTGACCGGCCTGCTCTACGGACTATGGGCGGCCTGA
- a CDS encoding metalloregulator ArsR/SmtB family transcription factor: protein MDETARLRGQAMSGVLKALAHPTRLQMVELLAGGERCVCELAAAADTDVPGMSRHLSQLKSVGILADRRQGKQVFYRLQTPCLLGFLHCIEDVVQAHGTRLVSLDALRAGTPNGGSRELAR from the coding sequence ATGGACGAGACGGCGCGGCTGCGCGGCCAGGCGATGAGCGGGGTGTTGAAGGCCCTGGCCCATCCCACGCGCCTGCAGATGGTGGAACTGCTGGCCGGCGGCGAGCGCTGCGTTTGCGAGCTGGCGGCCGCGGCGGACACCGACGTACCGGGCATGTCCCGGCACCTGAGTCAACTCAAAAGCGTCGGCATCCTGGCGGACCGCCGCCAGGGCAAGCAGGTCTTCTATCGCCTGCAGACCCCCTGCCTGTTGGGCTTCCTGCACTGCATCGAGGACGTGGTCCAGGCCCACGGCACGCGTCTGGTGTCCCTGGACGCTCTACGCGCGGGCACACCGAACGGAGGCTCCCGTGAATTGGCGCGCTGA
- a CDS encoding squalene/phytoene synthase family protein: MSAAATNPTLLHPLEPGCAGEPAARAACAALCSHYENFSLASLFLPGRLRPALQSIYAFARFSDDMADEPLDNLAGAELRAARRSRLTHWLALLDGLPGTAVRHPILFALNQDAARHGLPLEECRRLLLAFLADQEPPDYPDDQAVLDYCRNSAAPVGRLLLALNGLRPEGPDYRRLAPLSDAVCAGLQLANFWQDLSRDLPAGRLFVPRSRLARHGLPADPARLQATGAEAAPLLAELADWALELLAAAGPLTRELPGRFALEVRMFAGGGACVAWRSAALGARLLHVRPQVGRGAKLAIALGALWPGSPSRRSQSAILRP, encoded by the coding sequence ATGAGCGCTGCGGCGACGAATCCCACCCTGCTTCACCCACTCGAGCCCGGCTGCGCCGGGGAGCCCGCGGCCCGGGCGGCCTGCGCGGCCCTGTGTTCCCACTACGAGAATTTCAGCCTGGCCTCCCTCTTCCTGCCCGGGCGGCTGCGGCCCGCGTTGCAGTCCATCTACGCCTTCGCCCGCTTCTCGGACGACATGGCCGACGAGCCGCTGGACAATCTGGCCGGCGCGGAGCTGCGCGCGGCCCGGCGCTCCCGGCTGACGCACTGGCTGGCCCTGCTGGACGGATTGCCGGGCACTGCCGTGCGCCACCCCATCCTGTTCGCCCTGAACCAGGACGCGGCGCGGCACGGCCTGCCGCTGGAGGAGTGCCGCCGCTTGCTGCTGGCCTTCCTGGCGGACCAGGAGCCGCCGGACTATCCCGACGATCAGGCGGTGCTGGACTACTGCCGCAACAGCGCGGCACCGGTGGGACGCCTGCTGCTGGCCCTGAACGGGCTGCGGCCGGAGGGACCGGACTATCGCCGGCTGGCGCCGCTGTCCGACGCGGTCTGCGCCGGCCTGCAGCTGGCCAACTTCTGGCAGGACCTCTCTCGCGATCTGCCGGCGGGCCGGCTCTTCGTGCCGCGCAGCCGCCTGGCGCGCCACGGTCTGCCCGCGGATCCCGCGCGTCTGCAGGCCACCGGAGCGGAGGCCGCCCCGCTGCTGGCCGAGCTGGCGGACTGGGCGCTGGAGCTGCTGGCGGCCGCCGGACCGCTCACCCGCGAGCTGCCCGGGCGCTTCGCCCTGGAAGTGCGCATGTTCGCCGGTGGCGGCGCCTGCGTGGCCTGGCGCAGCGCGGCCCTGGGCGCGCGCCTGCTCCACGTGCGTCCGCAGGTCGGCCGTGGCGCCAAACTGGCCATCGCCCTGGGCGCTCTCTGGCCGGGGTCGCCCTCCCGCCGGAGCCAAAGCGCCATCTTGCGTCCATGA
- a CDS encoding phytoene/squalene synthase family protein, whose product MTETRPPRQLELPAADLRQAHAFCTLFAKVNARHFYYAFRFMPGRQRRAIHAVYAFCQKADQLMDLEPDPHEKRLRLQERRQELDWLEGLLAGRSQKLPADPILLALLDTLGRTPIPLELFRALLDGLEMDLEPRPYATQEELERYCWHVASTVGRMVIVILGSRDPAGPAFADRLGVAMQLTNMARDVLEDSREGRVYLPLDLLARHGLSVADVHAHRFTPALQAALREFCGLAEQRYDEALALLPAGERGRLKTALVMAGLYRPILAELRQRDYNVFLGKVGYPIWRKLLIAVRILLS is encoded by the coding sequence ATGACGGAAACCCGACCTCCCCGCCAGCTCGAACTGCCCGCCGCGGACCTGCGTCAGGCCCACGCCTTTTGCACGCTGTTCGCCAAGGTCAACGCGCGGCACTTCTACTACGCCTTCCGCTTCATGCCCGGCCGCCAGCGGCGAGCCATCCACGCGGTCTACGCCTTTTGCCAGAAGGCCGACCAGTTGATGGACCTGGAGCCCGATCCGCACGAAAAGCGCCTGCGTCTGCAGGAGCGCCGCCAGGAACTGGACTGGCTGGAGGGCCTGCTGGCCGGCCGGAGCCAGAAGCTGCCTGCGGACCCGATCCTCTTGGCGCTGCTGGACACGCTGGGCCGCACGCCCATTCCGCTGGAGCTGTTCCGCGCCCTGTTGGACGGGCTGGAGATGGACCTGGAGCCGCGGCCCTACGCCACGCAGGAGGAGTTGGAGCGCTACTGCTGGCACGTGGCCTCCACCGTGGGGCGGATGGTCATCGTGATTCTCGGCAGCCGCGATCCCGCCGGCCCGGCCTTCGCCGACCGCCTGGGCGTGGCCATGCAACTGACCAACATGGCGCGCGACGTGCTGGAGGACAGCCGGGAGGGCCGCGTCTACCTGCCGCTGGACCTGCTGGCCCGCCACGGCCTGAGCGTGGCCGACGTCCATGCCCACCGCTTCACGCCCGCCCTGCAGGCCGCCCTGCGCGAATTCTGCGGCCTGGCCGAGCAGCGCTACGATGAGGCGCTGGCCCTGCTGCCCGCCGGCGAGCGCGGCCGGCTCAAGACGGCCCTGGTGATGGCCGGACTCTACCGGCCCATCCTGGCCGAGCTGCGCCAGCGCGACTACAACGTCTTCCTGGGCAAGGTGGGCTATCCCATCTGGCGCAAACTGCTCATCGCCGTGCGGATCCTGCTCTCGTGA